The following are encoded in a window of Nakamurella sp. A5-74 genomic DNA:
- a CDS encoding GNAT family protein, which produces MSWVLASASPLATSGELVGHVTLHGRHQPARIATFAIVMGPDHVGQGLGTEATRMMVRYGFEELGLHEIELQVWSYNRRAIRSYTKAGFVIEGERRAATFHAGAFHGETLMGILADEYGQLCRASE; this is translated from the coding sequence GTGAGCTGGGTGTTGGCTTCAGCGTCACCGCTGGCCACCAGCGGAGAACTCGTCGGGCACGTCACCCTGCATGGCCGACACCAACCGGCGAGGATCGCGACGTTCGCGATCGTGATGGGTCCGGACCACGTCGGGCAGGGTCTGGGCACCGAAGCCACTCGGATGATGGTTCGCTATGGCTTCGAGGAACTGGGTCTGCACGAGATCGAACTCCAGGTCTGGTCGTACAACCGGCGCGCGATCCGCAGCTACACCAAGGCGGGCTTCGTGATCGAGGGTGAGCGCCGCGCAGCAACCTTCCATGCCGGTGCCTTCCACGGCGAGACGCTGATGGGCATCCTGGCGGACGAGTACGGGCAGCTCTGCCGAGCGAGCGAGTGA